A genomic stretch from Cyprinus carpio isolate SPL01 chromosome A12, ASM1834038v1, whole genome shotgun sequence includes:
- the LOC109109543 gene encoding BMP and activin membrane-bound inhibitor homolog, which translates to MDRHSSLVSLWFQLELCAMAVLLTKGEIRCYCDAPHCVATGYMCKSELNACFTKVLDPLNTNSPLTHGCVDLLVNSAEVCSRKNVDVSSRSASPVECCHDDMCNYRGLHDLTHPRGDSTDRYYSSNQNLITRVQELASAKEVWFRAAVIAVPIAGGLILVLLIMLALRMLRSENKRLQAQRQQMLSRLHYSFHGHHHAKKGHMAKLDLECMVPVTGHENCCLGRDKLRQTELCTGGGSGGERLLSLVHWGMYTGHGKLEFV; encoded by the exons GAGAGATCAGGTGCTACTGTGACGCACCACACTGTGTTGCCACTGGATACATGTGTAAATCAGAGCTCAACGCTTGCTTTACGAAGGTCCTGGACCCACTTAACACAAACTCGCCTCTAACACACGGCTGTGTAGATTTGCTAGTAAACTCAGCAGAAGTGTGCTCCAGGAAAAATGTGGATGTTTCCAGCAGAAGCGCCTCTCCTGTAGAGTGTTGCCATGATGATATGTGTAACTACAGAGGTTTGCATGACCTCACGCACCCTCGAGGTGATTCGACAG ACCGATACTACAGCTCCAATCAGAACCTGATCACAAGGGTTCAAGAGTTAGCATCCGCTAAAGAGGTGTGGTTCCGGGCGGCAGTGATAGCGGTTCCCATCGCGGGTGGGCTTATCCTGGTTCTGCTGATTATGCTGGCTTTGCGAATGCTTCGTAGTGAAAACAAGCGTCTCCAGGCCCAGCGCCAACAGATGCTGTCTCGCCTGCATTACAGTTTTCATGGACACCACCATGCCAAGAAAGGCCATATGGCCAAGTTGGACTTGGAGTGCATGGTGCCGGTAACAGGACATGAGAACTGCTGTCTGGGCCGTGATAAGCTGCGGCAGACGGAGCTGTGCACAGGAGGAGGAAGCGGAGGCGAACGTCTCCTATCTCTAGTGCACTGGGGGATGTACACGGGACATGGCAAGCTGGAGTTCGTATGA